One Vicingaceae bacterium genomic window, TGCCTCGCAAAAAGCATTAAAAAGATCCGGATTGTCTTTAAAAGACATGGATATTATCGAAATCAATGAAGCATTTGCAGCGCAGGTGTTGGCATGTTTGAAAGAAATGAAAATTGATGGCAACGATCCTCGTATCAATCCTAATGGAGGTGCCATTGCACTCGGACATCCTTTAGGAATGTCGGGTACCCGTATATTACAAACGGCTGCACTCGAACTGCACAAACAAAATAAACGTTATGCTCTGGTTACTTTATGTATAGGGGTGGGACAAGGTTATGCCACCATCCTCGAAAGATGTTAAAAATGTATGATTGGTCAAAATACAGGGATTGGTACCATCGTCAAATAATTTTATCCGGCTTTGGAGAAATTGCTCAGAAAAAACTGGCGGCATCACATGTGGCAATTGTCGGAGCGGGCGGTCTGGGCAGCCCGGTATTGCAATATCTGTCTGCAGCGGGTGTGGGCGAAATTACCATCATCGACGGTGACAAAATAGACCTCACAAATTTGCACAGACAGATCCTTTATGGCATTGATGACGTTGGAAAACCTAAAGCATCAACGGCGGCTTCGAAGATCAAAAAGAACTATCCACACATTAATATACATGCTATCGACAAAATGTTGGATGCATCCATTGCAAGGGAAGTGTTTCCTTCGGTCGATGTAATTGTTGATGCCACAGACAACTTCCCTTCACGCTATTTCATCAACGATGCATGTGTTTTATCAGGGAAACCCATTGTTTTTGCCTCTATATTTAAATTTCAGCTCCAACTTTCTGTCTTTAACTATCAACACGGACCTACACTTAGGTGTGTATTTCCCGAACCTCCGGCACCCGAAGACAGTCCTGACTGCCAAACCACCGGAATTCTTGGACCGGTGGCAGGTATTGCCGGTGTATGGCAAGCTATGGAAACTGTCAAAATTTTGACCGGGCAAGGAAATGTTTTGTCTCAAAGATTATTTATCCTGGATTTATTTGAAAACGATTTTCAAATCCTCAACATAGCCCGTAACGAACGTCTATGGGAAAAGCAAATTCCTCAAACATGGGAACAGTTATCCACTTATGATTATGGCACGTTTTGTGGTTTAAAACAAAATAATATAAATACTATGCAATTTAAAGATATTGTCAATTCCGGTCAATATGTAATTGTAGATTTACGGGAAGAACATGAAAGACCACGGATTAAAGCATCTAATGTGATCAATATTACCTTACCTGATTTGGTTCATCGTTGGCAAGAATTGTCGAAAGATAAAATCTATGTTTTAATTTGCCAGTCGGGACGAAGAAGTGCCACAGCCCAATATGTTTTGAAAAACACTCCTTTGCGATGGATGGTTTGGGAAGGTGGAGTAAATAATATTGCTGAAAAAGAATACCTGGAATTTTAAACAAACTAACTGTCAGAAAATACAATTTTATTTCAGTTTTCTGTGTAAATTTAAACTTACGCCTACTCATGATCTTGTCTATTGCTATCAATATCCTCAATCACTTTTTTCATCGATATTTCCCTGATTAGACATAAGAATGGCAATAGATCGGGTAGAAGGGAATCTTGCAAAAATCATTAATATAATCACGGTTATGGGCACACAAATCAACATGCCGGATATGCCCCAAATGCTTCCCCAAAATGCTAATGCAAACAATACTGTCAGCGGACTCAAATTCATACTATTGCCCATCCAATATGGTTCCACAAAATTTCCTATGATCAATTGTATGGCCCCCACTGCAGCCAACATCCAAAAGGAAGCCGCAAAACCATCAAATATAACCAATGAAAATACAAAAGGTAACAATGAAGCTATAATTGACCCTATGTTTGGAATAAAATTAAAAGAAAAAATCAAAAATGCCCAAATAAATGCAAATGGCAAACCAAACAAAACAAAGACGATATAACTTAAAAAGCCGGTCAAAACGCTTATTAATGTTTTTTGAAACAAATACGTAGAAACAGTATCCTCAACGTCTTCCAATAAATTTAAAATCTTGCTGCTACTTTGCCGACTATACCGGGATAGAGATTTAATTTTCATGGGAATTATTCTGGCTTCCAGAATTATAAATATTAAATATAATAACACCATGAAAATGTAATTCAAAATGTCCATAATACCTGAAAACAATTTTGAAATGATGCCCGCTATATCCAGATTTTTTTCTTGCCATTGCAATAATTGTGATTTTGTTTGATCAAATATCTTGTTGAAAAATGATAATTTTTCTTCCGGGATAGTCAGATTTCCTTCATTCACAAAAGTGATGATTTCTTGTATATTGACAATCAATGTATTGATCATAAGATAAGCCATGGCTGACATAACCAAAAACACCATCAAAAAACCAGACCAAAAAGGCATATTTTTCCAAACATGCTGCTTGATAAAATTTACCAAAACTTTTGACGACTTATTAAGAAACAGAAAAATCAGCACTGCCAAAAAAAATGGTATCAAGATAAAATCTCCCACTGAAAATAAATATCCCAACAGCACCAATGTTGCCAAACCATAAAAAAATGATGATATCGAATATCCCGGCATTTGCTTAAAATTTCGGTTTTAATCCGTGTCGCTGATAAAAATCTTCGATAATCTCAACTACTTCCATGGGTTGATCAACTATATGAAACAAATCAAAATCTTTTTGGCCTATATAGTTTAAAGCAGCGGGTGCATGCCGGATCCATTCCACCAATCCTTGCCAAAATTCACGATTGACCAAAATGACAGGAAATTTGTCTATTTTTTGCGTCTGAATTAATGTAATCGCTTCAAATAATTCGTCTAATGTACCAAAACCTCCCGGCAACACCACAAATGCTTGTGAATATTTTACAAACATTACCTTTCTTACGAAAAAGAAACGGAAATTGATCAGTTTATCTCTGTCAATAAATTGATTGGGAGCAGATTCAAATGGTAACTCAATGTTTAAACCAACAGAAATTCCGCCACTTTTTTTTGCCCCTTTATTTGCTGCTTCCATAATTCCCGGTCCGCCACCGGTAATAATTCCATAACCTTTGCGTGTCAATTCTTCTGCTATTTCTTCTGCCATTTGATAATTGGGATCGTCTTGATCACACCGGGCCGAACCAAAGATAGACACGCACGGGCCAATATCGGCTAACCTTTCGTAACCTTCTACAAACTCCGACATAATCTTGAAGATAGCCCAAGCATCATTGGCTTTTTTTTCGCTCCAGGTTTTATGATTGAAATGTCCTTTCAGCGGCATGCTTAGCTGAATTTAAGTTTTTTAATTCTTTTTTAAGATAATATGCAGTATAATTATTTTCCAAAGATATCATTTCTTCCGGACTACCACAAAAAGTTATGTTCCCTCCTTTCTCTCCTCCTTCCGGACCCAGGTCGATGATATAATCGGCATATTTGATTACGTCCATGTTGTGCTCTATAACCAACACCGTGTTTCCTTGGTCTACCAACCTGTCTATTACTTTCAGCAACAAGTCTATGTCTTTGAAATGAAGTCCGGTGGTAGGTTCATCCATGATATAAAAAGTTTTTCCTGTGGCTTTTTTGTTGAGTTCCGAAGATAATTTTATCCTTTGGGCTTCGCCACCCGATAATGTATTGGAAGGTTGTCCAAGTTTTAAATATCCCAGCCCTACCTCTTGCAAAATTTTGATTTTACTCAGAATCAATGGTTGATTTTCAAAGAATTCCACAGCTTCGTCAACCGTCATTTCCAGAACATCATGAATATTTTTTCCTTTAAATTTGACCTGAAGGGTTTCACGGTTAAAACGCATGCCTTTGCATATCGGACATAAGATATTCACATCGGGCAAAAAGTTCATTTGAATTGTTTGATAACCCGAACCCGAACAATTTTCACATCTACCGCCTTTTACATTAAACGAAAAACGGCCGGGTTTATATCCTCTGATTTTCGACTCGGGCAAAATGGCAAATAAATCGCGTATGGGGCCCCATGCTCCAATATACGTGACCGGATTGGACCGGGGCGTACGGCCAATGGGTTTTTGATCAATTTCGATCACTTTATCGATATGCTCCAACCCTTCGATTGAATCATAATCTAACGAAGGCAAACGTGTGCGATAGCAATGATTATGCAATGCCGGA contains:
- a CDS encoding cytokinin riboside 5'-monophosphate phosphoribohydrolase → MPLKGHFNHKTWSEKKANDAWAIFKIMSEFVEGYERLADIGPCVSIFGSARCDQDDPNYQMAEEIAEELTRKGYGIITGGGPGIMEAANKGAKKSGGISVGLNIELPFESAPNQFIDRDKLINFRFFFVRKVMFVKYSQAFVVLPGGFGTLDELFEAITLIQTQKIDKFPVILVNREFWQGLVEWIRHAPAALNYIGQKDFDLFHIVDQPMEVVEIIEDFYQRHGLKPKF
- the moeB gene encoding molybdenum cofactor biosynthesis protein MoeB — encoded protein: MYDWSKYRDWYHRQIILSGFGEIAQKKLAASHVAIVGAGGLGSPVLQYLSAAGVGEITIIDGDKIDLTNLHRQILYGIDDVGKPKASTAASKIKKNYPHINIHAIDKMLDASIAREVFPSVDVIVDATDNFPSRYFINDACVLSGKPIVFASIFKFQLQLSVFNYQHGPTLRCVFPEPPAPEDSPDCQTTGILGPVAGIAGVWQAMETVKILTGQGNVLSQRLFILDLFENDFQILNIARNERLWEKQIPQTWEQLSTYDYGTFCGLKQNNINTMQFKDIVNSGQYVIVDLREEHERPRIKASNVINITLPDLVHRWQELSKDKIYVLICQSGRRSATAQYVLKNTPLRWMVWEGGVNNIAEKEYLEF
- a CDS encoding AI-2E family transporter — encoded protein: MPGYSISSFFYGLATLVLLGYLFSVGDFILIPFFLAVLIFLFLNKSSKVLVNFIKQHVWKNMPFWSGFLMVFLVMSAMAYLMINTLIVNIQEIITFVNEGNLTIPEEKLSFFNKIFDQTKSQLLQWQEKNLDIAGIISKLFSGIMDILNYIFMVLLYLIFIILEARIIPMKIKSLSRYSRQSSSKILNLLEDVEDTVSTYLFQKTLISVLTGFLSYIVFVLFGLPFAFIWAFLIFSFNFIPNIGSIIASLLPFVFSLVIFDGFAASFWMLAAVGAIQLIIGNFVEPYWMGNSMNLSPLTVLFALAFWGSIWGISGMLICVPITVIILMIFARFPSTRSIAILMSNQGNIDEKSD